The following coding sequences lie in one Bacillus sp. (in: firmicutes) genomic window:
- a CDS encoding nucleotide sugar dehydrogenase gives MTVVSSKGLSSLAESLIEKFHNKTAVIGVVGLGYVGLPLAVEKAKAGFHVIGFDVQEKRTDMVNNGINFIGDVVDDDLREIVQNKMLKATTDYSLISEVDAVAICVPTPLDMYQQPDTSYVQASTKEISKYIKPGMLVVLESTTYPGTTEELVRPILEDSGLRCGEDFFLAYSPERVDPGNKHFNTKNTPKVVGGITNDCTKVAASLYRSVLDGEIHEVSSPAVAEMEKIYENTFRHVNIALANEMAILCNKMGIDVWEVIDAAKTKPYGFMPFYPGPGLGGHCIPIDPFYLTWKAREYNYHTKFIELAGEINNSMPEFVVEKMASILNNVKKPLNGSTVLLLGVAYKKDIDDLRESPVLKIIEILEQKGAIVKYHDPFIPSLVHNGKCYESISLNKEELENSDFTVVTTDHSNIDYSLVMDYANQILDTRNAMKNITQDLGKYFRL, from the coding sequence ATGACAGTCGTATCTTCAAAAGGTTTATCATCTTTAGCAGAGAGTTTAATAGAAAAATTCCATAACAAAACAGCAGTAATCGGGGTCGTCGGTCTTGGTTATGTTGGCTTGCCTTTAGCTGTAGAAAAAGCAAAGGCAGGATTTCATGTGATTGGATTTGATGTACAAGAGAAACGTACTGATATGGTGAATAACGGTATTAACTTTATTGGTGATGTTGTAGACGATGATTTGCGAGAAATTGTACAGAATAAAATGTTAAAAGCAACTACAGATTACTCGTTAATCAGCGAAGTTGATGCAGTCGCTATCTGTGTCCCGACACCTTTGGATATGTACCAACAGCCAGATACAAGCTATGTTCAGGCATCAACAAAGGAAATCTCTAAATATATCAAACCTGGAATGTTAGTTGTATTGGAAAGTACAACTTACCCAGGGACTACCGAAGAATTAGTAAGACCAATATTAGAAGACTCTGGTTTACGATGTGGCGAGGACTTTTTCTTAGCTTACTCCCCTGAACGTGTTGACCCGGGTAATAAACATTTTAATACGAAAAATACACCAAAAGTAGTTGGCGGCATAACGAATGATTGTACGAAGGTAGCTGCCTCACTTTATCGCTCTGTTTTAGATGGAGAGATTCATGAAGTTTCAAGTCCGGCAGTTGCGGAAATGGAAAAAATTTATGAAAATACTTTTCGCCATGTGAATATTGCATTAGCAAATGAAATGGCAATTCTTTGCAACAAGATGGGAATCGATGTGTGGGAAGTAATTGATGCAGCAAAGACAAAACCATATGGTTTCATGCCATTTTATCCAGGTCCAGGGCTAGGAGGGCATTGTATTCCAATAGATCCGTTTTATTTAACTTGGAAAGCTAGAGAATACAATTATCATACAAAGTTTATTGAATTAGCTGGGGAGATTAATAATTCGATGCCAGAGTTTGTAGTAGAGAAGATGGCTTCAATTTTAAACAATGTTAAGAAGCCTTTAAATGGATCAACTGTATTGCTTTTGGGGGTAGCCTATAAAAAAGATATTGATGATTTGAGGGAATCTCCAGTACTAAAGATTATCGAAATATTAGAGCAAAAAGGTGCTATCGTTAAATACCATGATCCGTTTATTCCAAGTCTAGTACACAACGGGAAGTGCTATGAAAGTATCTCATTGAATAAGGAAGAGTTGGAGAATTCTGATTTTACTGTTGTAACGACTGATCATTCCAACATAGATTACTCCTTAGTAATGGATTATGCTAATCAAATTTTGGATACTAGAAATGCGATGAAGAACATTACACAAGATTTAGGGAAATATTTCCGTCTTTAA
- a CDS encoding ABC transporter permease, which produces MNNPFSLLYQYRKILFNLAFNDIKQKYAGSLLGGMWTVLYPLLFLSVYFLVYIAIFKIRLEGLSTVDYVLIIFSGLIPWFGFAEAIGISVNSVTANSSLIKNTLFPIELIPVKVVLSSMVSQIIGLVLLLSVLAFRGQLSFYVLWLPLILFLQILFTMGLAWILASINVFFRDVGQVINVILILLMLVSPIAYTVDMLNENLLFFMRFNPLYYMILVYREIIMYQSFPSVDITIIFVLMSFIVFYIGYYIFTRLKVVFSDYV; this is translated from the coding sequence ATGAATAATCCGTTTTCGCTACTTTATCAATATAGGAAAATATTATTTAACTTAGCGTTTAATGATATAAAGCAAAAGTATGCAGGTTCATTATTAGGTGGGATGTGGACAGTGTTATATCCACTTCTCTTTTTATCTGTGTATTTTCTTGTATATATAGCCATATTTAAAATAAGGCTGGAAGGACTATCGACTGTAGACTATGTTTTAATAATATTTTCAGGTTTAATTCCATGGTTTGGTTTTGCGGAAGCCATTGGTATTAGTGTTAATTCAGTCACGGCGAATAGTTCTTTAATTAAAAACACATTATTTCCGATTGAATTAATCCCAGTTAAGGTTGTGCTTTCTAGCATGGTATCGCAAATCATTGGGCTTGTGTTGTTGTTAAGTGTGTTAGCTTTTCGGGGACAGCTAAGCTTTTATGTTTTATGGCTTCCGCTCATTCTGTTTCTGCAAATTTTATTTACAATGGGCTTGGCCTGGATTCTAGCGAGCATAAATGTCTTTTTTAGGGATGTCGGTCAAGTCATTAACGTCATATTGATTTTGTTAATGTTAGTTTCCCCAATAGCCTATACAGTAGATATGTTGAATGAAAACTTGTTATTCTTTATGAGGTTTAATCCTTTATATTATATGATTCTAGTATATCGAGAAATCATTATGTATCAATCATTCCCTAGTGTCGATATAACAATCATCTTTGTGTTGATGTCTTTTATTGTATTTTATATTGGGTATTATATTTTTACACGCTTGAAAGTGGTGTTTTCTGATTATGTATAA
- a CDS encoding methyltransferase domain-containing protein — MENRNTIYYFEQPEIWNSEISPYQKQVLKDILNIIPLDVKSVLDVGCGNGLITNILAQNYNVVGFDRSIEALKSVQCETVVGDITNMPFEDNSFDLVMANDVIEHLNQKDRYKGLMECSRVASKYVIITVPFMEDLNLGTTKCGGCGSYYHVNHHLDSFNLEETRELLNSFNYKNVLQVLSGDTWNGEPAEVVYLKRLLDLEFAHFEGSICPECGSKEIAKNTEDEAIKFSVDKFSSKVILDDPTKFNVANTLKTECISLFVKDKQTPQLRRVFNETNQFGYVEKNGKATPLEYDNANSGYIDFANVKRYQKSFIPKFSTLPYFLCESSSDVGVYVDLEHSVKFGFFCGETTNEFISLHLSGYAKENCTVVLTVFDDYNSYHLPVEKNISTGSFFIEFKFEDIRPSIYGYLFELRALKGNLELSNAELSNVETRKIKLFKNSSEIDYFRIESKYNILSSVSNEVGGYIAHHDWLNDISILNKYDNVKYRLFGFSSSKKKHLPELFFDFYKKKSAMTDGDQTSLEFLEKINGLTQENARVSMENNRISEENNRLSVEIQRIVNENKRATTVNEKLMVEIEEKTQENNRLKEKNQILKNKNDQLEISIIDEANSLRQENLRLKSELESIKNFPFLKKVVLKLGKGTFESFEDYKNAVMNLAKPSIIDQSWNEVKKGKKSFVMICHDQQIDRRIIQQAHALMGEGWVGKIVALSFDSEDKLDLYDGVPIHRIGLNRIIPDCPVYWKYQKRTWKIKLFGRMTNVLNKINWNWYKANLLLKYQCKSVYYPLPFDNAFYEAAKNYQAELIVTHDLPALKAGRILADMWDAKLVYDAHELYSEQKVFSPTQRMIMDEYEKEHSKRCDAVITVSDSFGTVIKEKNGIPSFNVILNAVESKPLGGKRLRLLHDKLNLPYEHKIVLFQGGRAPNRNLETLVKGFTLTKQDNVHLVFLGPSDEELEKKLRSYAKHLLDKRIHFLDSVPQAELLKYTNSADIGVIPYASVDLNTKYCMPNKMFEYIQAGLPILANDLVEVHKIISSLGGGGIITKLNNPKEVADAINTMLLRDLEDDRSKLMAVRSRFSWEIEEGKYNDIIKKVMGE, encoded by the coding sequence ATGGAAAATAGAAATACAATTTATTACTTTGAGCAGCCAGAGATTTGGAATAGTGAAATATCTCCATATCAAAAGCAAGTTCTTAAAGATATCTTAAATATTATTCCATTGGACGTTAAGTCTGTGCTTGATGTGGGGTGTGGTAATGGGTTAATCACTAATATTTTGGCACAGAATTACAACGTTGTAGGGTTCGATAGAAGTATTGAGGCATTAAAAAGTGTACAATGTGAAACAGTTGTGGGCGATATAACTAATATGCCTTTTGAAGATAATTCTTTCGATTTGGTTATGGCAAACGATGTAATTGAACATCTTAATCAAAAAGATCGGTATAAAGGATTAATGGAGTGTTCAAGAGTTGCATCAAAATATGTAATTATTACAGTTCCGTTTATGGAAGATTTGAATCTAGGTACAACTAAGTGCGGAGGATGCGGAAGTTATTATCATGTTAACCATCATCTTGATTCCTTTAATTTAGAAGAAACAAGAGAGTTGCTTAATTCATTTAACTATAAGAACGTATTACAAGTCCTTAGTGGTGATACATGGAATGGTGAACCAGCAGAAGTTGTCTACTTAAAACGTCTACTCGATTTAGAATTTGCGCATTTTGAAGGCTCTATATGTCCGGAATGTGGAAGCAAAGAGATTGCGAAGAATACAGAAGATGAGGCAATAAAGTTTTCGGTGGATAAATTTTCCAGTAAGGTAATTTTGGATGATCCAACTAAATTCAATGTAGCTAATACATTAAAAACCGAGTGTATAAGTTTATTTGTTAAAGATAAACAGACACCACAATTAAGGAGAGTCTTTAATGAAACTAACCAGTTTGGTTATGTAGAGAAAAACGGGAAAGCTACACCATTGGAGTATGATAATGCAAATTCAGGATACATTGATTTTGCAAATGTAAAAAGGTATCAAAAAAGTTTTATTCCAAAGTTCTCTACTTTGCCCTATTTTCTATGTGAGTCCTCTAGCGATGTTGGTGTTTACGTCGATTTGGAGCATTCAGTAAAGTTCGGCTTTTTTTGTGGGGAGACAACTAATGAATTTATATCCTTGCATTTAAGTGGTTATGCTAAAGAGAATTGTACTGTTGTTTTAACAGTATTTGATGACTACAATTCCTATCATTTACCAGTTGAAAAGAATATTTCAACTGGAAGCTTTTTCATTGAATTTAAATTTGAGGATATAAGACCATCGATATATGGATATTTATTTGAATTAAGAGCTTTAAAGGGGAATTTAGAACTATCAAATGCTGAATTATCCAACGTGGAAACTAGAAAAATAAAGTTATTTAAAAATTCCTCAGAAATTGATTATTTCAGAATAGAAAGCAAATATAATATATTATCTAGTGTATCAAATGAAGTTGGCGGCTATATCGCCCATCATGATTGGTTAAATGACATATCGATTTTAAATAAATATGATAATGTAAAATATCGTTTGTTTGGTTTTAGTTCAAGTAAAAAGAAACATCTACCGGAATTATTCTTTGATTTTTATAAGAAGAAATCAGCAATGACTGATGGTGATCAAACAAGTCTTGAATTTTTGGAGAAAATAAATGGATTAACACAAGAGAATGCTAGAGTATCTATGGAAAACAATAGGATATCTGAAGAAAATAACAGATTATCAGTAGAAATCCAAAGAATAGTAAATGAAAATAAAAGAGCTACTACTGTAAATGAAAAATTAATGGTGGAAATAGAAGAAAAAACACAAGAAAATAATAGATTAAAAGAAAAGAATCAGATACTTAAAAATAAAAATGATCAATTGGAAATTTCAATTATTGATGAAGCAAATTCTCTTAGACAAGAGAATTTAAGACTGAAGTCCGAATTGGAATCTATAAAAAATTTCCCATTCTTAAAGAAAGTTGTTTTAAAACTTGGTAAAGGTACATTCGAGTCTTTTGAGGATTATAAAAATGCGGTAATGAATTTGGCGAAACCCTCCATTATTGATCAAAGCTGGAATGAAGTTAAAAAGGGAAAAAAATCGTTTGTTATGATTTGCCATGATCAACAAATCGACAGACGCATTATTCAACAAGCCCATGCATTAATGGGCGAGGGCTGGGTTGGGAAAATAGTGGCTTTATCCTTTGATTCAGAGGACAAGCTCGATCTATATGATGGAGTACCAATACACCGTATCGGGCTCAATAGAATAATCCCTGACTGTCCCGTTTATTGGAAATATCAAAAAAGAACTTGGAAAATAAAGCTGTTTGGAAGAATGACAAACGTATTAAATAAAATAAATTGGAACTGGTACAAAGCTAATTTATTACTGAAATACCAATGTAAGTCTGTCTATTATCCACTTCCTTTTGATAATGCATTTTATGAAGCGGCAAAAAATTACCAAGCAGAACTAATTGTTACACATGATTTACCGGCTTTAAAGGCAGGTAGGATTTTAGCGGATATGTGGGATGCAAAGCTTGTATATGATGCACATGAGCTATATAGTGAACAAAAGGTGTTTTCACCAACGCAACGGATGATTATGGATGAATATGAAAAAGAGCATTCTAAAAGGTGCGATGCAGTAATAACTGTAAGTGATTCATTTGGTACAGTAATAAAAGAAAAGAATGGTATACCTTCATTTAATGTCATTTTAAATGCAGTAGAATCAAAACCACTAGGGGGAAAAAGATTAAGATTACTGCATGATAAATTAAATTTACCTTATGAACATAAAATTGTTTTATTCCAAGGTGGAAGAGCTCCAAATCGAAATCTCGAGACATTAGTTAAAGGCTTTACATTAACGAAACAGGATAACGTACATTTGGTTTTCTTAGGCCCTTCAGATGAAGAATTAGAAAAGAAACTTCGAAGTTATGCAAAGCATTTGTTGGATAAAAGAATTCACTTTTTAGATTCAGTACCACAGGCTGAATTATTAAAGTATACAAATTCAGCAGACATCGGTGTTATTCCATATGCCTCTGTTGATCTAAATACAAAGTATTGTATGCCGAATAAAATGTTCGAATATATTCAGGCAGGTTTACCTATCTTAGCAAATGATTTGGTAGAGGTTCATAAAATAATAAGTTCTCTTGGTGGGGGCGGCATCATTACTAAATTAAACAATCCGAAAGAGGTAGCCGATGCAATAAATACTATGTTATTAAGAGATCTAGAGGATGATAGATCAAAATTAATGGCAGTTCGAAGTCGATTTTCTTGGGAAATTGAAGAGGGAAAATATAATGATATTATCAAAAAAGTAATGGGAGAGTAA
- a CDS encoding ABC transporter ATP-binding protein, with protein MYNGDYAILINGVSKMFKMYKNPKHRILDLLGFGKFTAEQYQEFWALKDIDLKIKRGSKIALIGRNGAGKSTLLKIITGILQPTNGTVYANGKVSALMDLGTGFHPEFSGKENIFASLAYSGVIGKEAEEKYEEIVDFSELGEFIDKPVKTYSAGMYARLAFATSTAIVPEILIIDEILGAGDAYFINKSINRMKKLTEGGTTVLFVSHDMVSVQKMCDEAIWIDKGNIIMQGHILDVSAEYMDSIRKQEERKLRSRNVRLKSNDFRTLEEASEGQLVYVHLISENGSPKNHHPISEIKLYFENKLIQSVLVGSDEDSNNENALFLITDNERINWSDRKINDGNQYRNYEDIGGEYQHALFAFKVNSFSDINKYKIEITYKDISNEVIKVEYYEGETYKKIGQLKAENDGMWKQTAFIFNENSKGKIDELKDEEELEILELEREKNVRIYGSGEVVITSVSFLDENDNDKLIFTSNTKKKIKINYYAKEKVYNPVFVVAYYLLDGTCAMQLISNKDGLEVGTIEGEGSIEIIFDPLLLGKGNYLVSVAIFKNLNLVDNLEPEAYDLHDKMYEIKVEQPFGLNVELGIIHHPVRWNKKIHELR; from the coding sequence ATGTATAATGGTGACTACGCTATCTTAATTAATGGTGTTAGTAAAATGTTCAAAATGTATAAAAACCCCAAACATCGCATTCTAGATTTGTTAGGGTTTGGGAAATTCACAGCAGAACAATATCAAGAGTTTTGGGCTTTGAAAGATATTGATCTGAAAATAAAACGGGGTAGTAAAATAGCATTAATAGGTAGAAATGGCGCAGGGAAAAGTACTTTATTAAAAATTATTACTGGTATTTTACAACCTACTAATGGGACTGTATACGCCAATGGAAAAGTGTCAGCGCTCATGGATTTAGGCACAGGATTTCATCCGGAATTCTCAGGAAAAGAAAATATATTCGCTTCTTTAGCGTACTCGGGGGTAATTGGCAAAGAGGCCGAAGAAAAGTATGAAGAAATTGTAGATTTCTCAGAGTTAGGGGAGTTTATCGACAAACCTGTCAAGACTTATTCTGCGGGGATGTATGCTAGATTAGCATTTGCAACCTCAACTGCAATAGTACCGGAAATTCTCATAATAGATGAAATACTTGGTGCGGGAGATGCTTACTTTATAAATAAATCTATCAATAGAATGAAAAAGCTAACAGAGGGTGGAACAACGGTATTATTTGTCTCGCATGATATGGTGTCAGTTCAAAAAATGTGTGATGAGGCAATTTGGATTGACAAGGGTAATATTATCATGCAAGGGCACATATTAGATGTGTCAGCTGAATATATGGATTCCATAAGAAAACAAGAAGAGCGGAAACTAAGGTCAAGAAATGTTCGCCTTAAATCGAATGACTTTAGAACGCTAGAGGAAGCGTCTGAAGGTCAACTGGTTTACGTCCATTTAATTAGTGAAAACGGCTCTCCAAAAAATCATCACCCGATTTCAGAGATTAAGCTTTACTTTGAAAATAAGTTAATCCAATCTGTCCTTGTAGGTAGTGATGAAGACTCAAATAATGAAAATGCACTTTTTTTAATAACAGACAATGAGAGAATTAATTGGTCTGATCGAAAGATAAATGATGGCAACCAATATAGGAATTACGAGGATATTGGTGGAGAGTATCAACATGCCCTGTTTGCTTTCAAAGTAAATTCCTTTTCAGATATTAATAAATACAAGATAGAAATTACTTATAAAGACATATCGAATGAGGTAATAAAAGTTGAATATTATGAAGGAGAAACGTATAAGAAAATAGGTCAATTAAAAGCTGAAAACGATGGAATGTGGAAACAAACCGCCTTCATATTTAATGAAAATAGTAAAGGAAAAATAGACGAATTGAAAGATGAGGAAGAGTTGGAAATATTAGAACTCGAAAGAGAGAAGAATGTAAGAATATATGGCTCCGGAGAAGTGGTAATAACTTCAGTGAGCTTTTTAGACGAAAATGATAATGATAAGCTGATTTTTACTAGTAATACGAAGAAAAAAATTAAGATTAATTACTATGCTAAAGAGAAAGTATATAATCCAGTTTTCGTTGTTGCCTATTATCTATTAGACGGTACTTGTGCAATGCAATTAATATCAAATAAGGATGGTTTGGAGGTTGGAACAATTGAGGGCGAAGGTTCTATTGAAATAATCTTTGATCCTTTGTTATTAGGAAAAGGAAATTACTTAGTGTCTGTTGCCATCTTTAAGAATCTTAATCTAGTCGATAACCTTGAGCCGGAAGCTTATGACTTGCATGATAAGATGTATGAAATTAAAGTAGAGCAGCCATTTGGGTTAAATGTTGAATTGGGAATTATTCACCATCCAGTCAGATGGAATAAAAAAATACATGAATTGAGGTGA